The DNA segment GCCCGTGAGTGGTGCTGCCAAGAAGACCACGAAGGCCCCGGCCAAGACCGTCGCCAAGGCTCCGGCACGGGCCCGCAAGACCACCCGGGCGGGCAAGCCGCCGCAGCCGGAGCCACGGAAGGACACGGAGGGCTGAGAAGAGATGGGGACGACGGGGGCAGGAGAGCGCATGGGGACTAACGAGGCGGGCACGGCGACCACTTCGGCCGCTTCGGGTTCTTCGGGAACTTCTGGCGCTTCGGGAACTTCCGGCGCTCCGGGAACTTCTGGTGCTACGGGTACTACTGGCACGGAAGGCGGACCCGACGTGGGCGCGAAGCTGATCGAGGAGATCAGGCGTGTTCTGTCCCGGATCGACGCCCATGCGGCCGGCGCCGCAGAGGCGACGGACGCGGAGGCCGTCACTTCGACGAGCCCGGCCCCCCTGGCCGCCCCCGGCACCGCCCCCCTCGACGCCCTCCTCACCTGCTTCGGCCTCACCCCCTTCGAACGCGACCTGATCCTCCTCGCCGCCGCCGACGAACTGGACCCCACGACGGCCGCCCGCTGTGCCGCGGCCTGCGGCGACCCGCAGCGGGCGTACCCGACTTTCTCGCTCGCCCTGGCCGCGCTCGCCGAGCCGCACTGGAGCGCACTCACGCCGGTCGCGCCGCTGCGGCGCTGGCGGATCGTCGAGCTCGACGACGAGTCCCGGCTGACGACCTCCCGACTACGCCTCGACGAGCGCATCCTGCACTTCCTGTTGGGCTCGCCCTACCTCGACGCCCGCCTGCACGGCCGCCTGCGCCGCACCCCGATGCCGGAACAGCTGCCGCCGTCGTACGACGTCGCCGCGAGCCGGGTCGCCGAGGGCTGGACGACCGGGGCGAACCCCGACGCGCCGCTGCTCGTCGAGGTGACCGGCGGTGATCTGCGCAGCCGTGCCGACATCGCCGCCGCGGCGGCCGCCCGGTCCGGGCTCGGGCTGTACGCGATGGGCGCCGAGGACATCCCGGCCGACCCCGCCGAACGCGACGGGCTTGCCCGGCTCTGGCAGCGCGAGGCGATCCTGCTGCCCTCCGCGCTGCTCGTCGAGGTCGGCGAGCTGGACCGCGACCAGCGGGCGGCGACCGAGGCGTTCCTGGCCGGAGCCGCCGTACCGGTCGTCGTCTCCAGCGAGGACCCCCTGCGCACGGACCGCCCGCACGGCGCACGGGTGGCGGTACCCCGCCTCGACGACGACGAGCAGACCGACCTCTGGGCCCAGGCCTTCCACCCCGTCGCCGACCTCGACGACGGCGAACTGCGCTCCCTGGTCGCCCAGTTCCAGCTGCCACCGCACGTCATCCGGTCCGCCGCCGCGACCGTACGCCGCCGACTGCCGTACGAGGACTCCCTCGACGCCGCCGAACTCGCCTGGCGGGCCGGCATGGAGGAGGCCCGGATCGGCATGGACGAGCTGGGCCGCCGGATCGAACCGGGGGCCGGCTGGGGCGACCTCGTCCTGCACGATCGGCAGACCAACGTGCTGCGCGAGATCGTCGCGCATGTACGGCAGCGGCCCACCGTCCACCAGGAGTGGGGCTTCGCGGGCACCCTGCGCCGCGGCCTCGGCGTCACGGCGATGTTCGCGGGCGGCTCCGGCACGGGCAAGACGCTGGCCGCCGAGGTGATGGCGAAGGAACTCGGCCTCGACCTGTTCATCGTCGACCTCTCCCAGGTGGTCAGCAAGTACATCGGCGAGACCGAGAAGAACCTCCGCCGGGTCTTCGACGCCGCCGAACGCGGCGGCGCGCTGCTGCTGTTCGACGAGGCCGACGCCCTGTTCGGCAAGCGCAGCGAGGTCAAGGACAGCCACGACCGGTACGCCAACCTGGAGGTCAGCTACCTGCTGATGCGGATGGAGGCCTACCGCGGCCTCGCCATCCTCACCACCAACATGAAGAAGGCCCTCGACACCGCCTTCCTGCGCCGCATCCGCTTCGTCGTCGACTTCCCCTTCCCGGCCGAGCACGAGCGCGCCGAGATCTGGCGCCGCGTGCTCCCGTCCCGGGCCCCGGTCAAGGGCATCGACCCGGGGCTCCTCGCCCAACTCACCGTCGCGGGCGGCTCGATCCGCAACATCGCGCTGTCCGGGGCCTTCCTCGCGGCCGAGGAGGGCGACCGCCTGCAGATGCGGCACATGCTGGCGGCCGCCCGCACGGAGTACCAGAAGCTGGAGCGCTCGCTGACTCCGGGGGAGGTGCGGGGATGGGTGTGAACGGGGAGCCCCGCACGGACAAGGAACCTCGTGCGATCCGCGTCGAGATCGGCGAACTCGCCCTCCACGGCTTCCGCGTGGACCCGGAGCGGGTGTCGGACGCCTTCGAACGCGAACTGACCCGCCTGGTCCACGCCCACGGCGTCCCGCTGGCCACGGACGGCGCCCTGACCCTCGAAGCGCTGTCCGGCCTGCCGCCCCTGCCCGCCGGCCTGTCCGCCCGCCGCCTCGGCCAGCAACTCGCCCGCGCGGTGCACGAAGGGCTCAGCGGCCACGGGGAGGTGACCCGGTGACCTCCCCGTCCCAGGACGCCCATGCCGAGCAGGCCGCCGAACAGCGCCGCCGCAAGCGCAAGGAGCGCGCCGCCAAGTCCCGTACGCCCGAGCCGAAGGACATCGTCAGCGGCGCCGGGCAGCCTCTCGACCCCGGTGTACGGCGGGAGTTGGAGGAACGGCTCGGGCACGACCTGAGCCGCGTGCGGCTGCACACCGGCCGTGACGCCGGGCAGCTGACCGAGTTGCTCGGCGCGGACGCGGTGGCCGTGGGCCAGGACGTCTTCTTCCGCGAGGGCACCTTCAAGCCGGGCACGGACGAGGGCCGCCGCCTTCTCGCCCACGAGCTTCTGCACACCGTGCAGAACCCGCACGGTCTCGGGGCGCTGCGTGCGGGGCGGGAGCTGGGGGCGGTGAGCGTGCCGCAGCAGGCGATCGAGCGGGAGGCGGAGGCGGCGGCGCAGCAGCTCGTGTCCGGGCAGGACCACGATCCGCAGACTCCGGAGGTGGAGGTCGGCCAGGCGACGCCGGGGTGGCTGCGCTACGCGACCGTGGACGCGGACCGGCGCCGGATGCAGGAGCTGGACCCTGCGACGGTGGTCGATCGCTTGGCCAACACC comes from the Streptomyces sp. NBC_00443 genome and includes:
- a CDS encoding ATP-binding protein, coding for MGAKLIEEIRRVLSRIDAHAAGAAEATDAEAVTSTSPAPLAAPGTAPLDALLTCFGLTPFERDLILLAAADELDPTTAARCAAACGDPQRAYPTFSLALAALAEPHWSALTPVAPLRRWRIVELDDESRLTTSRLRLDERILHFLLGSPYLDARLHGRLRRTPMPEQLPPSYDVAASRVAEGWTTGANPDAPLLVEVTGGDLRSRADIAAAAAARSGLGLYAMGAEDIPADPAERDGLARLWQREAILLPSALLVEVGELDRDQRAATEAFLAGAAVPVVVSSEDPLRTDRPHGARVAVPRLDDDEQTDLWAQAFHPVADLDDGELRSLVAQFQLPPHVIRSAAATVRRRLPYEDSLDAAELAWRAGMEEARIGMDELGRRIEPGAGWGDLVLHDRQTNVLREIVAHVRQRPTVHQEWGFAGTLRRGLGVTAMFAGGSGTGKTLAAEVMAKELGLDLFIVDLSQVVSKYIGETEKNLRRVFDAAERGGALLLFDEADALFGKRSEVKDSHDRYANLEVSYLLMRMEAYRGLAILTTNMKKALDTAFLRRIRFVVDFPFPAEHERAEIWRRVLPSRAPVKGIDPGLLAQLTVAGGSIRNIALSGAFLAAEEGDRLQMRHMLAAARTEYQKLERSLTPGEVRGWV